One Aegilops tauschii subsp. strangulata cultivar AL8/78 chromosome 7, Aet v6.0, whole genome shotgun sequence genomic window carries:
- the LOC109758986 gene encoding uncharacterized protein isoform X2 has product MKKRRYIVDSLALISPCLYHVKTGSMSEPALLAHNAMEKKRKTQSEGEQPVSDTAIVAEVLKEESTHSTFLSGMGYASRSGRSGSSTSSAQIKVLEERIEQKDREARDANDRHREELAARLKHKREHLKRYKRSSKKNWKL; this is encoded by the exons ATGAAGAAGAGGAGGTACATTGTGGATTCACTTGCTCTAATTTCACCTTGCTTGTATCATGT CAAGACCGGTAGCATGAGCGAGCCAGCACTTCTAGCTCAT AATGCAatggaaaagaaaaggaaaacacaatcagAAGGTGAGCAGCCAGTATCCGATACAGCGATTGTGGCTGAAGTTCTAAAGGAAGAAAGCACCCATAGCACCTTCCTTTCCGGCATGGGGTATGCATCAAGATCCGGGAGGTCTGGGAGCTCTACTTCATCAGCCCAGATCAAAGTTTTAGAAGAAAGAATTGAACAGAAGGATAGAGAGGCAAGAGATGCAAATGACAG GCATCGAGAGGAGTTAGCCGCAAGATTGAAGCACAAGAGAGAGCATTTGAAGAGATACAAAAGAAGCAGCAAGAAGAATTGGAAGCTCTAA
- the LOC109758986 gene encoding uncharacterized protein isoform X3 has translation MKKRSKTGSMSEPALLAHNAMEKKRKTQSEGEQPVSDTAIVAEVLKEESTHSTFLSGMGYASRSGRSGSSTSSAQIKVLEERIEQKDREARDANDRHREELAARLKHKREHLKRYKRSSKKNWKL, from the exons ATGAAGAAGAGGAG CAAGACCGGTAGCATGAGCGAGCCAGCACTTCTAGCTCAT AATGCAatggaaaagaaaaggaaaacacaatcagAAGGTGAGCAGCCAGTATCCGATACAGCGATTGTGGCTGAAGTTCTAAAGGAAGAAAGCACCCATAGCACCTTCCTTTCCGGCATGGGGTATGCATCAAGATCCGGGAGGTCTGGGAGCTCTACTTCATCAGCCCAGATCAAAGTTTTAGAAGAAAGAATTGAACAGAAGGATAGAGAGGCAAGAGATGCAAATGACAG GCATCGAGAGGAGTTAGCCGCAAGATTGAAGCACAAGAGAGAGCATTTGAAGAGATACAAAAGAAGCAGCAAGAAGAATTGGAAGCTCTAA
- the LOC109758986 gene encoding uncharacterized protein isoform X1: MPPVLESDMHSSEYLAEQKRKGEAYLKERDARIAERKAVEREYLKDIKSLARSLVYPSASNVQPTQNARATDDRSDSEYEPDAEEEAHGEEEDLRDEEEETGSMSEPALLAHNAMEKKRKTQSEGEQPVSDTAIVAEVLKEESTHSTFLSGMGYASRSGRSGSSTSSAQIKVLEERIEQKDREARDANDRHREELAARLKHKREHLKRYKRSSKKNWKL; this comes from the exons ATGCCACCAGTTCTGGAGAGTGATATGCATAGCAGTGAATATCTTGCGGAACAGAAACGCAAGGGTGAGGCGTATCTGAAGGAAAGGGATGCAAGGATTGCGGAACGCAAGGCTGTAGAGAGGGAGTATCTTAAAGACATAAAAAGCTTAGCTCGTAGCCTTGTATACCCTAGTGCCTCTAATGTGCAACCGACACAAAATGCACGAGCTACTGATGATCGCAGCGACTCAGAGTATGAACCAGATGCTGAAGAGGAGGCCCATGGAGAGGAAGAGGATTTGAGAGATGAAGAAGAGGAG ACCGGTAGCATGAGCGAGCCAGCACTTCTAGCTCAT AATGCAatggaaaagaaaaggaaaacacaatcagAAGGTGAGCAGCCAGTATCCGATACAGCGATTGTGGCTGAAGTTCTAAAGGAAGAAAGCACCCATAGCACCTTCCTTTCCGGCATGGGGTATGCATCAAGATCCGGGAGGTCTGGGAGCTCTACTTCATCAGCCCAGATCAAAGTTTTAGAAGAAAGAATTGAACAGAAGGATAGAGAGGCAAGAGATGCAAATGACAG GCATCGAGAGGAGTTAGCCGCAAGATTGAAGCACAAGAGAGAGCATTTGAAGAGATACAAAAGAAGCAGCAAGAAGAATTGGAAGCTCTAA